A genomic stretch from Leptospira johnsonii includes:
- a CDS encoding peptidylprolyl isomerase — MATAKFTTNRGTFSVLLEDEKAPITAGNFIQLAQKGFYNGLIFHRIIANFMIQGGCPQGTGTGGPGYKIQDEFHPELKNKKFTISMANAGPNTGGSQFFINVRDNLYLDNRHAVFGHVSEGEDIVQSISETPTAPGDRPLQPVVIETIEII, encoded by the coding sequence ATGGCAACTGCTAAGTTTACCACCAACCGAGGGACCTTCTCCGTTTTATTGGAAGATGAGAAGGCTCCAATCACTGCTGGGAATTTCATCCAATTGGCTCAAAAAGGCTTTTATAATGGTCTGATCTTTCACAGAATTATTGCAAATTTTATGATCCAAGGCGGTTGCCCGCAAGGAACTGGAACTGGTGGACCAGGGTATAAAATCCAGGATGAGTTTCATCCGGAACTTAAAAATAAGAAATTTACTATCTCCATGGCGAATGCTGGACCGAATACCGGTGGTTCTCAGTTTTTCATCAACGTGAGAGACAATCTCTATCTAGACAATCGCCATGCGGTTTTTGGCCATGTAAGCGAGGGAGAAGATATAGTCCAAAGTATCTCAGAAACTCCTACCGCTCCTGGGGATCGTCCTCTTCAGCCAGTGGTAATTGAGACGATAGAGATCATCTAA